The Oncorhynchus keta strain PuntledgeMale-10-30-2019 chromosome 28, Oket_V2, whole genome shotgun sequence DNA segment cttgattactgcaactcgctgttggctgggctccctgcctgtgccattaaacccctacaactcatccagaacgccgcagcccgtctggtgttcaaccttcccaagttctctcacgtcaccccgctcctccgctctctccactggcttccagttgaagctcgcatccgctacaagaccatggtgcttgcctacggagctgtgaggggaacggcacctcagtacctccaggctctgatcaggccctacacccaaacaagggcactgcgttcatccacctctggcctgctcgcctccctaccactgaggaagtacagttcccgctcagcccagtcaaaactgttcgctgctctggccccccaatggtggaacaaactccctcacgacgccaggacagcggagtcaatcaccaccttccggagacacctgaaaccccacctcttcaaggaatacctaggatagggtaagtaagggtaagtaatccttctcaccccccccccttctccccccaaaaaaagatttagatgcaagtggctgttccactggatgtcataaggtgtatgcaccaatttgtaagtcgctctggataagagcgcctgctaaatgacttaaatgtaaatgtaaaaataatcaaggacaacaaccacccgagccactgcctgttcaccccgctatgatccagaaggtgaggttagtacatgtgcatcaaaactgggaccaAGATAGACATcactgccctatatacatagactttaaatcactggccactttaataaatggaacactagtcactttaataatgtttacatatcttgcattactcatcatTGTCACaacagatttcctcctcttcgtctgaagaagAGGTGTAGTatggatcggaccaagatgcggcgtggtaagtgttcatgatgtttaATTTTAAagacaaactgaacactaaaatacAAAAACGTAACGTGAATAACCGAAACcaaaaacagtaccgtgtggtgaacaaacacagacacagaaacaatcacccacaaaatacccaaagaacatggctgcctaaatatggttcccaatcagagacaacgataaacacctgcctctaattgagaaccaatctaggcaaccatacacttacataaacacctagactagaaaacaccccataaacctacaaaaacccctagaccagacaaaacacataaatcccccatgtcacatcctgacctaaccaaaataataaagaaaacaaagataactaaggccagggcgtgacaatcatctcatatgtatatactgtattctatacatGCTCATCCATTTATATATTCTTCAGTTAGATTTGTGTGTTTTAGatatttgttgtgaaattgttagatattacttgttagatattgctgcactgtcttaactagaagcacaagcatttcgctacactcgcaataacatctgctaaacacgtgtatgtgacaaattacatttgatttgatttggaaagcagactgaacctggTTTTTCTTTTGGACTTTGCTCTATTCCTTTCCTTTTTATCCTAAacaaactccctagtccttgccgttGAAAAGCATAGCCATAACGTGATGCAGCCAAAATATGAAGAGTTGTACTCAGCGATGTGCTtcgttggatttgccccaaacataatgctttatattcaggacaaaaacgtcatttctttgacacatttgtgccttattgcaaacaggatgcatgttttggaatatttgtattctgtacaagattccttcttttcactctttcatttaggttattattgtggagtaactacaatgctgaACCATACTCCGtattctcctatcacagccattaaattcTGTcagtgttttaaagtcaccattggcttgTAAATTCTGTAAGTGTTTTAAAGCCACCATCCCTGAGCCATTTCCTTCCAATCAGTCACCTgagtagtgactgggtgtattgatacaccatctaaagtgtaattaataacttccccatgctcaaagagatattcagtTGGTGCCCTTTTTtgcgaagcattggaaaacctctctaGTCTTTGTtattgaatctgtgcttgaaattcactgctcgccAGATAatgaattgtatgtgtggggtacaaaaACAAAaattaagaatgggaagcatagaaatagagcacatagaacatgtttcacatttctatgtgaatttggttggtcagccaaaaagttaaatattgcagctttaagataATGTTTTGTCCTGAAgtgatttaggcttgccataacaaagggggtgaatacttatcaaGCCATTATTCCACGTTGACATTATGAGGTTTTTTGTGTAGATCAGTGGCACAaagtctaaatgtaatccattttaaatgcaggctggaacacaacaaaatgtggaaaaagtcaagtggtctgaatactttctgaaggcactgtacatctcaTTCATATTCTCAAAGAACTGGGGTTACGAAAGTAACCTTAAGTTTCTCACCCTGGTTCAATAACTAGGAATACCAAAAGGTATCTAGTGGATGGCCTGTCAAACGACCTGCCTCATTTTGAACCTTTAATGACAATTAGCTTAATTTCCCTTTTACTTCAGGAAAAATACAACAGCTGTGTGTTACATTTTTGTAATTTATCTAAATTGAAATGGCGATGGTGAGGAGTTTAATGACGTAATGGCCACCACTAGAAAGCCAGTCAATGACGAGGAATGTACCGAGCTAATGAAAAACGCCGACCTTAACAAAGACAACAGGATTGATTTGGATGGTAAGACACACACGTACTCATACACAAGCTCAATTTTCTCCAATGGAAAAAACATTCACATTAATGTATGTGCTTATGAAACAGAAACTGGTAGATGACTAATGGTCAATAAATAATAACATAAACTTTGACTAGTGATTGGTTTGGAATTAACGGGCAAATTTGGGCACGCAGTCTGTGGGTAAATCATTTGACTGgaaacacatactgacacacacacacacagactattgTTGACATATTATGTTGAAGATTTAATCATGTTATAGCACAAACAAGCAGGTGCACTATGGTAATGTGTGTAGGCAAGTTTATTTGTATTAATTATTATTAATGAACACATGTCATGACTCAACTCCCACTGTTCTGGGTTTCTCTACTACTAATATTCAAAAGAGAATACAGTGTTGAGGTCTGGGATCACGTAAGTACCACATCGAGACATAACATATCCAATCATAAACATGAAAATGCTTATAAGACATTCATCCTCTGGTGACTGGACACATACAGGGTTATGGGGGAGTTACTATATATCATTGGGTTGTGgttcccaagtggtgcagcggtcgaAGGCACTGCAGCTCAGTGCATGAGGTGTAATTACAGTCCCccggttcaaatccaggctgtattacatccagccGTGAtggggagtcccataggatggtgcacaattggcccagtgttgtatGGGCTGGGTATGCtggcattgtaaataagaatgtgttcttaactgacttgcctagttaaataaaagttcaattaaaaatatatatttaaaaaaatatatgatacagtgggtgctttgctgttgcTGAGAAAAGGAAAAACGGATTGGCTTAAGTGGGAGAGGATCAAATTAACCATTTTTTCTGTGTTCCATAATTGCTGAAAATGAACAAGACCAACATTCCTTTGTGACCCTTTCCATTTGTCACTTCTGCTTGAAGAAAACAACAACTATGTttctaaataaaaaatgaaatacacaCCCTCTTGAGCAAAGAGTACCCAAAAACACTACAGGAGAGTGAAAAGGGCGTTTGATAAAAGACAATACATGGAGGTTCTTCACCCTATCCTAGACACTGACCTTTTCAGTCATGTTGACTCTGTGGCTATACATATCTGCCCAACCCTTATAAGACGAAGGCTCTTCCCCTCCCTGCCACCGAACACTTCCCACCCAGCTGCCCCCTTACACCTGCTCCCTCAAGAAATGCTACACCCCTCC contains these protein-coding regions:
- the LOC127912782 gene encoding uncharacterized protein LOC127912782 gives rise to the protein MTDHHLKLNLSKTELLFLPGKDCPFHELAITVDNSIVSSSQSAKNLGVILDNTLTFSTNIKAVSRSCRFMLYNIRRVRPCLTQEAAQVLIQALVISRLDYCNSLLAGLPACAIKPLQLIQNAAARLVFNLPKFSHVTPLLRSLHWLPVEARIRYKTMVLAYGAVRGTAPQYLQALIRPYTQTRALRSSTSGLLASLPLRKYSSRSAQSKLFAALAPQWWNKLPHDARTAESITTFRRHLKPHLFKEYLG